In Nostoc sp. CENA543, a single genomic region encodes these proteins:
- the argC gene encoding N-acetyl-gamma-glutamyl-phosphate reductase has translation MGNFRRVPVGIVGASGYGGVQLVRLLMEHPEVELVYLGEENSTGKAFTSVYPHLTNMVKLPLEAIDPEVIARRCEVIFLALPNGLACQLTPALIEKGCKVLDLSADYRFKNLATYTNWYGNDRSDHHTASNAVYGLPELYRDRIADAQLVGCPGAYPTASLLALLPLFKQGLIVPETAIIDAKSGASSAGREAKTHLLLAEADNSLAAYSVARHRHTPEIEQICSELAGHEVTVQFTPHLVPMVRGMLATVYATLRDPGLVGDDLATIYTAFYRNSPWVKICETGVYPQTKWASGSNVCYIGIEVDPRTGRVIVMSVIDNLIKGQAGQAIQCLNIMMGWDETLGLPKLGFYP, from the coding sequence ATGGGTAATTTCAGACGCGTACCCGTTGGCATTGTTGGCGCGTCAGGCTATGGCGGAGTACAACTAGTACGGTTACTAATGGAGCATCCAGAGGTAGAACTAGTTTATTTAGGTGAAGAAAATAGTACAGGTAAGGCTTTTACGTCTGTTTACCCCCATCTAACTAATATGGTGAAATTGCCCCTAGAGGCAATAGATCCAGAAGTCATTGCCCGACGTTGTGAGGTAATATTTCTTGCACTACCAAATGGTTTAGCTTGCCAGTTGACACCAGCATTAATAGAGAAAGGGTGTAAAGTTCTGGATTTGAGTGCAGATTATCGATTCAAGAATTTGGCAACCTATACCAATTGGTATGGTAACGATCGCAGCGACCATCATACAGCAAGTAATGCCGTGTATGGCTTACCAGAACTTTATCGCGATCGCATTGCCGATGCCCAGCTTGTTGGTTGTCCTGGTGCTTACCCCACAGCTAGTCTTTTAGCACTTCTGCCCCTCTTTAAACAAGGCTTAATTGTTCCTGAAACTGCCATTATTGACGCTAAGTCCGGCGCATCAAGTGCAGGTCGGGAAGCCAAAACACACCTATTGTTAGCAGAAGCCGATAATTCTCTAGCTGCCTATAGTGTTGCTCGTCACCGCCATACTCCAGAAATTGAGCAAATTTGTAGCGAACTAGCAGGACATGAAGTGACAGTACAGTTTACCCCCCACCTTGTACCGATGGTGCGGGGAATGTTAGCAACAGTATACGCCACACTCCGCGATCCTGGTCTAGTAGGAGACGATTTAGCAACTATTTATACTGCGTTTTACCGTAATTCACCTTGGGTAAAAATTTGTGAAACCGGAGTATACCCGCAAACCAAGTGGGCAAGCGGTAGCAACGTTTGTTATATAGGTATAGAAGTTGACCCGCGTACTGGACGAGTGATTGTCATGTCAGTCATCGACAACTTAATCAAAGGCCAGGCGGGTCAAGCAATTCAGTGTCTCAACATCATGATGGGTTGGGATGAGACATTGGGTTTACCCAAATTGGGGTTTTATCCGTGA
- the eno gene encoding phosphopyruvate hydratase, producing MSNIVDTAIEAIVAREILDSRGRPTIEAEVHLLSGAVGLAQVPSGASTGTFEAHELRDKDKSRYGGKGVLKAVHNVNEILSQELIGLDALDQELIDRTMIAQDGSANKSNLGANAILAVSLATAKAGAESLGIPLYRYLGSPLSNLLPVPLMNVINGGAHAANNVDFQEFMIVPIGATSFREALRWGAEVFATLSEVLHDKGLLTGVGDEGGFAPNLESNQVALELLVAAIEKAGYKPGSQVALALDVAASEFYKDGQYVYDGKPHAPTEFIDYLAQLVDQYPIVSIEDGLHEEDWKHWQLLTQKIGSKVQLVGDDLFVTNATRLQTGIQEKAGNAILIKLNQIGSLTETLETIDLGTRNGFRSVISHRSGETEDTTIADLAVATRAGQIKTGSLCRSERVAKYNRLLRIEDELGDRAVYAGAVGLGPK from the coding sequence ATGAGTAACATTGTAGATACTGCGATCGAGGCAATTGTCGCCCGTGAAATTCTTGATTCACGCGGTAGACCCACAATCGAAGCTGAAGTACATTTGCTAAGTGGTGCTGTGGGACTAGCACAGGTTCCTAGCGGTGCTTCTACAGGTACTTTTGAAGCTCATGAGCTACGGGATAAGGATAAAAGCCGTTACGGTGGTAAAGGGGTACTCAAGGCAGTACACAATGTCAATGAAATCCTATCTCAAGAATTAATTGGCTTGGATGCCCTCGACCAAGAATTAATAGACCGGACAATGATTGCTCAGGACGGTTCAGCCAATAAATCTAATTTAGGGGCAAACGCTATTTTGGCGGTTTCCCTCGCTACTGCTAAAGCTGGGGCTGAATCTTTGGGAATCCCCCTATATCGTTATTTGGGTAGTCCTTTATCCAATTTGCTACCTGTACCTTTGATGAATGTCATTAACGGTGGAGCGCACGCTGCAAATAATGTAGACTTCCAAGAGTTTATGATTGTCCCCATTGGTGCTACTTCTTTTCGGGAAGCTTTGCGTTGGGGTGCGGAGGTATTTGCTACCCTCAGCGAAGTTCTGCACGACAAGGGTTTGCTGACTGGTGTGGGTGATGAAGGTGGTTTTGCACCTAACCTAGAATCTAATCAAGTGGCTTTGGAATTGTTGGTGGCTGCAATTGAAAAAGCTGGTTATAAGCCTGGTTCACAAGTGGCTTTGGCTTTGGATGTAGCTGCTAGCGAATTTTACAAAGATGGTCAGTATGTTTACGATGGTAAGCCCCACGCGCCTACTGAATTTATTGATTATTTAGCCCAGTTAGTTGACCAATACCCCATCGTCTCCATTGAAGATGGTTTACATGAAGAAGACTGGAAACATTGGCAACTACTCACCCAGAAAATTGGTTCTAAAGTGCAGTTAGTCGGGGATGACTTGTTTGTGACCAACGCTACTCGCTTACAAACAGGTATCCAAGAAAAAGCCGGGAACGCCATTTTGATTAAACTCAATCAAATCGGTTCTTTAACTGAGACTTTGGAAACCATTGACTTAGGGACTCGGAACGGTTTCCGGTCAGTAATTAGCCATCGTTCCGGTGAAACCGAAGATACCACAATTGCTGATTTAGCCGTCGCCACCCGCGCTGGTCAAATCAAAACCGGTTCACTATGTCGTAGTGAAAGGGTAGCCAAATACAACCGCCTACTCCGCATTGAAGATGAACTAGGCGATCGCGCCGTTTATGCTGGGGCTGTTGGTTTGGGGCCGAAGTAG
- the gloA gene encoding lactoylglutathione lyase: MRLLHTMLRVGNLEESLKFYCDVLGMKLLRQKDYPSGEFTLAFIGYGDESDNTVIELTYNWGVDKYELGNAYGHIAIGVDDIYATCEEIRNRGGKVVREPGPMKHGSTVIAFVEDPNGYKIELIQVKTQNTAQTQESSEQLVTQ, translated from the coding sequence ATGCGTTTACTTCATACAATGTTGCGGGTGGGCAACCTGGAAGAATCTTTAAAATTTTACTGTGATGTTCTGGGAATGAAGTTATTGCGGCAAAAAGATTATCCCAGTGGGGAATTTACCCTAGCATTTATTGGTTACGGCGACGAAAGCGATAATACAGTGATAGAACTCACCTATAACTGGGGCGTAGACAAATACGAACTAGGCAATGCTTACGGACATATCGCCATTGGTGTCGATGATATTTACGCTACCTGCGAAGAAATTAGAAATCGTGGGGGTAAAGTAGTTAGAGAACCAGGGCCAATGAAGCATGGTTCTACTGTGATTGCCTTTGTAGAAGACCCCAACGGATACAAAATCGAGCTAATTCAAGTCAAAACTCAAAATACAGCACAAACACAAGAATCGTCAGAACAACTGGTAACTCAGTAA
- the clpB gene encoding ATP-dependent chaperone ClpB, protein MQPTDPNKFTDKVWEAIVKSQDIVRAYQQQQLDVEHLILALLEDPTSLAMRILARAEVDPIRLQQQLEAFTQRQPKVGKSDQLYLGRGLDTLLDRAEEIRVNMKDGYISVEHILLALADDERVGRRVLKGFNVDNIKIESSIKAVRGSQKVTDQNPESRYEALQKFGRDLTEQAKSGRLDPVIGRDDEIRRVIQVLSRRSKNNPVLIGEPGVGKTAIAEALAQRIINGDVPESLKNRQLISLDIGSLIAGAKYRGEFEDRLKAVLREVTESNGQIVLFIDELHTVVGTGSNQQGAMDAGNLLKPMLARGELRCIGATTLDEYRKFIEKDAALERRFQQVFVDQPSVENTISILRGLKERYEVHHNVKISDSALVAAATLSARYIADRFLPDKAIDLVDEAAAQLKMEITSKPSDLETIDRRLMQLEMEKLSLAGEEKVPAQTRERLERIESEIANLTSKQQDLNNQWQGEKQLLEAISALKKEEEALRVQIDQAERAYDLNKAAQLKYGKLEGVQRDREAKEAKLLELQSQGSTLLREQVTEADIAEIVAKWTGIPVNRLLESERQKLLQLESHLHQRVIGQQEAVEAVSAAIRRARAGMKEPNRPIGSFLFMGPTGVGKTELARALAQFLFDSDDALVRLDMSEYMEKHSVSRLVGAPPGYVGYEEGGQLSEAIRRHPYSVILLDEVEKAHPDVFNILLQVLDDGRITDSQGRTVDFRNTVIVMTSNIGSEYILDVSGDDSQYEIMRERVMDALRSHFRPEFLNRVDEKILFHTLSRQEMQHIIRIQLKRVENLLREQKISFDISSAACEFLVERGYDPIYGARPLKRSIQREIENPIATKLLENTFIAGDTIYIDKGENGLTFSNKPPVKVIPAQAIKVFDSSSDS, encoded by the coding sequence ATGCAGCCTACAGATCCTAATAAATTTACTGATAAAGTCTGGGAAGCAATTGTTAAATCTCAGGATATAGTCCGTGCATATCAACAACAACAACTAGATGTTGAACATTTAATTCTCGCACTCTTAGAAGATCCCACAAGTCTAGCAATGCGGATTTTGGCGCGTGCAGAAGTAGATCCTATCCGCCTACAACAGCAATTAGAAGCTTTTACCCAGCGCCAACCGAAGGTAGGCAAAAGTGATCAGCTTTACCTCGGACGCGGTTTAGATACTCTGCTTGACCGCGCTGAGGAAATTAGGGTGAATATGAAGGATGGCTACATTTCTGTAGAACATATCCTGTTAGCCCTGGCTGATGATGAGCGTGTCGGTAGGCGCGTACTTAAAGGTTTTAACGTAGACAATATCAAAATTGAATCCAGTATTAAAGCAGTTCGCGGTAGTCAAAAAGTGACAGATCAAAATCCCGAATCCCGTTATGAAGCCCTGCAAAAATTCGGTCGGGATTTAACAGAACAGGCAAAATCTGGAAGATTAGACCCAGTAATTGGGCGGGATGATGAGATTCGCCGGGTGATTCAGGTGTTGTCTCGCCGCAGTAAAAATAACCCAGTGTTAATTGGTGAACCTGGGGTGGGTAAGACAGCGATCGCAGAAGCTTTGGCACAGCGCATAATTAATGGTGATGTCCCAGAATCTCTGAAAAATCGTCAACTCATCTCCCTAGATATCGGTAGTTTAATTGCAGGGGCAAAATATCGGGGTGAATTTGAGGATAGATTAAAGGCCGTTCTCAGGGAAGTAACAGAATCTAACGGTCAAATTGTTCTCTTTATCGATGAACTACATACCGTCGTCGGTACAGGCTCAAATCAACAAGGGGCGATGGATGCGGGGAACTTGCTGAAACCCATGTTGGCGCGGGGCGAATTGCGCTGTATTGGGGCGACTACCCTGGATGAATACCGCAAATTTATTGAGAAAGATGCAGCCCTAGAACGCCGCTTTCAACAGGTGTTCGTAGACCAGCCCAGTGTAGAAAATACCATATCGATTCTGCGGGGTCTGAAAGAACGCTACGAAGTCCACCACAACGTGAAAATCTCTGACTCCGCTTTAGTAGCGGCGGCGACTTTATCAGCACGTTACATTGCTGACCGCTTTTTACCAGATAAAGCCATTGACTTAGTAGATGAAGCCGCAGCTCAATTAAAAATGGAGATTACCTCCAAACCCTCCGATTTGGAAACCATTGACCGCCGCCTGATGCAGCTAGAGATGGAAAAACTCTCTCTAGCTGGGGAAGAAAAAGTCCCCGCCCAAACTAGGGAGCGTTTAGAGCGAATTGAATCAGAAATTGCCAATTTAACCTCAAAACAACAAGATTTAAATAATCAATGGCAAGGTGAAAAGCAGCTACTAGAAGCTATCAGTGCTTTAAAGAAAGAAGAAGAAGCCCTACGCGTACAGATTGATCAAGCAGAACGTGCCTATGATTTAAATAAAGCGGCTCAATTAAAGTACGGCAAATTAGAAGGAGTACAGCGCGATCGCGAAGCCAAAGAAGCAAAGCTGTTAGAATTACAAAGCCAAGGTTCTACCCTGTTGCGCGAACAAGTCACCGAAGCTGATATCGCCGAAATCGTCGCCAAGTGGACAGGTATCCCCGTAAACCGCCTATTGGAATCAGAAAGGCAAAAATTACTGCAACTAGAAAGCCACTTACATCAACGCGTCATCGGTCAACAGGAAGCCGTAGAAGCAGTTTCCGCCGCCATTCGTCGCGCCCGTGCGGGAATGAAAGAACCCAACCGCCCCATTGGTTCATTTTTATTCATGGGGCCGACTGGGGTAGGTAAAACTGAACTCGCCCGCGCCTTAGCTCAGTTTCTCTTCGATTCTGATGATGCTTTAGTGCGTCTAGATATGTCTGAGTACATGGAAAAACATTCAGTTTCTCGGTTAGTTGGCGCGCCTCCAGGTTACGTAGGCTACGAAGAGGGGGGACAACTATCAGAAGCCATTCGCCGTCATCCCTACTCAGTCATACTTTTGGATGAAGTCGAGAAAGCACATCCCGATGTATTCAATATTTTATTACAGGTGTTAGATGATGGGAGAATTACTGATTCTCAAGGCAGAACAGTAGATTTCCGTAACACTGTGATTGTCATGACTAGTAACATTGGTAGCGAATATATATTAGATGTGTCTGGTGATGATTCCCAGTATGAGATAATGCGAGAAAGAGTCATGGATGCTCTGCGATCGCACTTCCGCCCTGAATTTCTCAACCGCGTTGATGAAAAAATTCTCTTCCACACCCTCAGCCGTCAAGAGATGCAGCACATCATCCGCATTCAACTTAAACGTGTGGAAAACCTGCTGCGAGAGCAAAAAATTTCCTTTGATATCTCTTCAGCAGCTTGTGAATTCTTAGTCGAACGCGGTTATGATCCCATCTATGGTGCGCGTCCCCTAAAACGATCCATTCAGCGAGAAATCGAAAACCCCATTGCCACTAAGTTATTAGAAAATACCTTTATTGCTGGTGACACCATTTACATTGATAAAGGTGAAAATGGATTAACTTTTAGCAACAAACCACCTGTAAAAGTAATACCTGCACAGGCTATTAAAGTCTTTGATTCATCCTCTGATTCTTAA
- a CDS encoding glycosyltransferase family 4 protein — protein MQIAYVTTYDVKNPDSWTKYHGGNYGASNFIAKTLTNQNIFLDYLGPLQKTQSWLTRSKWLYYHHLFKKDYYSWSEPIVCRSYGNQVAKKLRDTSSDIVISPEGAIPTAYLECQQPIVLWIDTTLTELINFFPHLSNLCQETKNNIYQMEKAALDKCKLLIVTSEWARETVVKTYGIDKSKIRIIPRGANIEIKPGRSLVEITELVKSRGDKICKLIYSGVDWKRKGGDIALGVAKKLNEIGLHTELTIIGCQPISEEPLPSFVKPLGYINKNQPDGLSKMCKLIGDSHFLILPTLADTNPHVLAEANAFGVPCLTTKIAGIPTVIKDDINGKTFSVDAKVEDYCNYVIQYWNQYHKYEELAISSFNEYLTRLNWEVAGMTAKQLLLEIL, from the coding sequence ATGCAAATTGCTTATGTGACTACTTATGATGTTAAAAATCCTGATAGTTGGACAAAATATCATGGTGGAAACTATGGAGCTAGTAATTTCATTGCTAAGACATTAACCAATCAAAATATTTTTCTTGATTATTTAGGCCCTCTACAAAAAACACAATCTTGGTTGACTAGAAGTAAATGGCTATATTATCATCACTTATTTAAAAAAGATTATTACAGTTGGAGCGAACCAATAGTTTGTCGAAGTTATGGTAATCAAGTAGCTAAAAAATTACGTGATACAAGTAGTGATATTGTTATTTCTCCTGAAGGCGCAATTCCTACTGCTTATTTAGAGTGTCAACAGCCGATAGTGCTGTGGATAGATACTACTTTAACTGAATTAATCAATTTTTTTCCTCATTTGAGTAATCTTTGTCAAGAAACTAAAAATAATATTTATCAAATGGAAAAGGCTGCATTGGATAAATGCAAGCTACTTATAGTTACCTCCGAATGGGCAAGGGAGACTGTTGTTAAAACCTATGGAATAGACAAGTCTAAAATTCGGATTATTCCCAGAGGCGCAAATATAGAAATTAAGCCAGGAAGAAGTTTAGTAGAGATTACAGAACTAGTTAAATCAAGGGGAGATAAAATATGTAAGTTAATTTACTCTGGGGTTGATTGGAAACGTAAAGGTGGGGATATTGCTCTAGGAGTAGCTAAAAAATTAAATGAAATAGGTTTGCATACAGAGTTAACGATTATAGGATGTCAGCCTATCTCTGAAGAACCATTGCCAAGCTTTGTCAAACCATTGGGGTATATCAACAAAAATCAACCTGATGGTTTATCTAAAATGTGTAAGTTAATTGGTGATTCTCATTTTTTAATTTTACCTACCTTAGCCGATACTAATCCTCATGTTTTGGCAGAAGCCAATGCTTTTGGTGTTCCTTGTTTAACAACCAAAATAGCAGGTATCCCAACTGTGATTAAAGATGATATTAATGGCAAAACTTTTTCAGTCGATGCCAAAGTAGAAGATTATTGTAATTATGTAATTCAGTATTGGAATCAGTATCACAAATATGAAGAATTAGCTATATCATCTTTTAATGAATATTTAACTCGTCTTAATTGGGAAGTTGCTGGTATGACAGCTAAACAGTTACTTTTAGAAATTCTCTAA
- a CDS encoding glycosyltransferase, giving the protein MKIIAWPAFKTKYKNPYNWLLYSHICEQGATVEEFTLGKLLVQKYDIFHLHWPTETISRHPNLIVALFRAFTMLLAIKWAKVKGTKIIWTIHDSYPHSLLHPRLANWFQNNFIKLVDGCISHSETAKELADKQFLYSRTIPHAVINHGHYRQIYPNQISQDAARSTLNIPDGCNLLLFLGYIDYYKNIPHLVRVFLDLAPNNWILLIAGKVESPELGDEISTLAANDFRIKLNFSFVPDDKLQIYFQAANLVALPFQEILNSGSAILALSFDSPILVPDKGSMKELQMQVGLEWVNLYSGDLTTEALATGLNWAIQEKRSPSANLKELEWSDLAQKTLKYFEQVCNQK; this is encoded by the coding sequence ATGAAAATTATTGCCTGGCCGGCATTTAAAACCAAGTATAAAAATCCTTACAACTGGCTATTGTATTCACATATTTGTGAACAGGGCGCAACAGTTGAGGAATTTACGCTGGGAAAGTTATTAGTCCAGAAATATGATATTTTCCATCTACATTGGCCGACAGAAACTATATCGCGTCATCCTAACTTAATTGTAGCTCTTTTTCGTGCATTTACAATGCTGTTAGCCATCAAGTGGGCTAAGGTTAAAGGTACAAAAATTATTTGGACTATTCATGATAGTTATCCCCACTCTCTATTACATCCTCGATTAGCAAATTGGTTCCAGAATAATTTTATTAAGCTGGTAGATGGATGTATTAGTCATAGTGAAACTGCTAAAGAATTGGCAGATAAACAATTTTTATATTCCCGAACAATACCCCATGCCGTTATTAATCATGGTCATTATAGACAGATTTATCCTAACCAAATTAGTCAGGATGCTGCTCGATCGACTTTAAATATACCAGATGGTTGTAATTTACTTTTATTTTTGGGATATATTGACTACTACAAAAACATTCCTCATTTAGTGCGGGTATTTCTGGATTTAGCTCCTAACAATTGGATATTGCTGATAGCAGGTAAAGTCGAATCACCAGAATTAGGTGATGAGATATCAACTTTAGCTGCTAACGATTTCAGAATTAAATTAAATTTCTCGTTTGTGCCTGATGACAAGTTACAAATCTACTTTCAAGCTGCTAATTTAGTAGCTTTACCTTTTCAAGAAATTTTAAACTCAGGTAGTGCCATCCTAGCTTTATCTTTTGATTCTCCTATATTAGTACCTGATAAGGGATCGATGAAAGAATTACAGATGCAAGTTGGGTTGGAGTGGGTGAATTTGTACTCTGGAGATTTAACGACAGAAGCTTTAGCAACAGGACTAAATTGGGCTATTCAAGAAAAGCGATCGCCCTCGGCTAATTTAAAAGAATTAGAATGGTCAGATTTGGCTCAAAAAACTCTCAAATATTTTGAGCAAGTTTGTAATCAAAAATAA
- the htpG gene encoding molecular chaperone HtpG: MLEQGTISIHTENIFPIIKKSLYSDHQIFLRELVSNAVDAIQKLKMVSRAGEYAGVVDEPEIQIAIDKDKKTVSISDNGIGMTAEEVKKYINQVAFSSAEEFIHKYEGKADQPIIGHFGLGFYSSFMVAQKVEIDTLSYKEGAQAVHWSCDGSPEFTLDESSRTTIGTTITLTLLPDEEEYLESARIKNLVKTYCDFMPVPIKLDGEVLNKQKAPWRESPNNLTKEDYLEFYRYLYPFQEEPLLWVHLNTDYPFIINGILYFPKMRPDVDVTKGQIKLFCNQVFVSDNCDEIIPQFLMPMRGVIDSTDIPLNVSRSALQGDRTVRKIGDYIAKKVGDRLKELYREDREQYISAWKDLGTFVKFGVLNDEKFKKQVEDIIIFRSTAKFEQSTASAPVVEVQTEEGDVWQDVKPATSGSPYTTLKEYLERNKERHENRVFYSTDEATQATYIELHKNQGLEVLFMDSFIDTHFINFLEREYNDVKFTRVDSDLDDTLLAKDKAGEIVDPTTNKTKSEVIKELFEKSLNKPKVNIRTEALKSDDPQGTPPAMVLLPEILRRLREMNAMMQQQNAEFPEDHVLLVNTAHPLIQNLANLNQGSIIQDDGQSTTNPLVNLICQHVYDLALMSQKGFDAEGMKSFVERSNEVLTKLTEQASK, from the coding sequence ATGCTAGAACAAGGAACTATCAGTATTCATACTGAAAATATTTTCCCGATCATTAAGAAGTCTCTTTATTCAGATCATCAAATTTTCCTGCGAGAACTGGTATCTAACGCCGTAGACGCAATTCAAAAGCTCAAAATGGTCTCCCGTGCTGGTGAATATGCGGGAGTTGTGGACGAGCCGGAAATTCAAATCGCTATCGATAAAGACAAAAAAACCGTCTCCATTAGCGATAATGGCATTGGGATGACCGCCGAGGAAGTGAAGAAATACATTAACCAGGTGGCGTTTTCCAGTGCGGAAGAATTTATTCACAAATACGAAGGGAAAGCAGACCAACCAATTATCGGTCACTTCGGTTTGGGTTTCTACTCCTCCTTTATGGTGGCGCAGAAAGTAGAAATTGATACCCTCTCTTACAAAGAAGGCGCGCAAGCAGTCCACTGGAGTTGTGATGGTTCACCGGAATTTACCCTAGATGAATCTTCCCGCACAACTATTGGGACTACAATAACTCTGACTCTGTTACCAGATGAAGAAGAATATTTAGAATCTGCACGCATTAAAAACCTGGTTAAGACTTACTGCGACTTTATGCCAGTTCCCATCAAACTCGATGGAGAAGTCTTAAACAAACAAAAAGCACCTTGGCGGGAGTCTCCCAATAACCTGACCAAAGAAGATTATTTAGAATTTTACCGTTATTTGTATCCTTTCCAGGAAGAACCCTTACTTTGGGTGCATTTAAATACAGACTATCCCTTCATCATCAATGGGATTTTGTATTTCCCCAAAATGCGTCCTGATGTCGATGTCACCAAAGGTCAAATCAAATTATTCTGTAACCAAGTCTTTGTTAGCGATAACTGTGACGAAATTATTCCCCAGTTTCTCATGCCCATGCGGGGTGTAATTGATAGCACAGATATTCCCCTCAACGTATCCCGCAGTGCCTTACAAGGCGATCGCACCGTCCGCAAAATCGGCGATTATATAGCTAAGAAAGTCGGTGATAGACTCAAAGAACTTTACCGCGAAGACCGAGAACAATACATCAGCGCGTGGAAAGACCTTGGTACTTTCGTCAAATTCGGCGTTCTCAACGACGAGAAATTTAAAAAACAAGTCGAAGACATTATCATTTTCCGTAGCACTGCCAAATTTGAGCAATCAACAGCCTCAGCACCAGTCGTAGAAGTCCAGACAGAAGAAGGCGACGTTTGGCAAGATGTCAAACCCGCGACCTCTGGTAGTCCCTACACCACCCTCAAAGAATACCTAGAACGCAACAAAGAACGCCACGAAAACCGCGTCTTCTACAGCACCGATGAAGCTACCCAAGCCACTTACATAGAACTCCACAAAAACCAAGGTTTGGAAGTTCTGTTTATGGACTCCTTCATCGACACCCACTTTATTAATTTCCTAGAACGGGAATACAACGATGTCAAATTCACACGGGTAGACTCAGATTTAGACGATACCCTCCTAGCTAAAGACAAAGCTGGCGAAATCGTTGACCCCACCACCAATAAAACCAAGAGTGAAGTTATCAAAGAGTTATTTGAAAAATCACTCAACAAACCCAAAGTCAACATTCGTACTGAAGCCTTAAAATCTGATGACCCCCAAGGAACACCACCAGCGATGGTACTGTTACCTGAAATTCTGCGTCGTTTGCGGGAAATGAACGCCATGATGCAACAACAAAATGCAGAATTTCCCGAAGATCACGTCTTATTGGTAAATACTGCCCATCCCCTCATCCAAAACTTAGCTAACCTCAATCAAGGTAGTATCATTCAAGATGATGGACAATCAACAACCAACCCCTTAGTAAACCTCATCTGTCAACACGTTTATGATTTAGCACTGATGTCTCAAAAAGGATTTGACGCTGAAGGAATGAAATCCTTTGTCGAGCGTTCCAATGAAGTGCTAACTAAACTGACAGAACAAGCCAGCAAATAA
- the rpmB gene encoding 50S ribosomal protein L28, whose protein sequence is MSRRCELTGKKANNAFAVSHSHRRTKRLQQANLQTKRVWWPGGNRWVKLKLSTKAIKTLEKRGIEAMAKEAGLNLNHY, encoded by the coding sequence ATGTCTCGTCGTTGCGAACTGACTGGCAAAAAGGCAAACAACGCCTTTGCAGTTTCTCACTCCCACCGCCGCACCAAACGCCTTCAGCAAGCTAATCTACAAACTAAACGTGTTTGGTGGCCTGGTGGAAACCGTTGGGTAAAACTCAAATTATCTACCAAAGCTATTAAAACCCTAGAGAAAAGGGGAATTGAAGCAATGGCAAAAGAAGCTGGTCTGAACTTAAATCATTACTAA